A region of Nakaseomyces glabratus chromosome M, complete sequence DNA encodes the following proteins:
- a CDS encoding DUF2406 domain-containing protein (CAGL0M13629g~Ortholog(s) have cellular bud, mating projection tip, ribosome localization), with product MVAMHFRKKSNLSNGGEDEHRLSDVKVSKEDAARLKIRTASVNDPILDAVNEAQPFEQAADTFHDNMNRQSYFSTDGGNVLRDVFGQPITTPDISNPTRARDERPLDTIRSFEYAVSGDPSWAQQLETATYGFRPRPDFPLLNPYANNASASQAYNEQAVYQPPVHEVGEKKKKKRGLFGRKKKSKD from the coding sequence ATGGTGGCGATGCATTTCAGGAAGAAGTCTAATTTGAGTAATGGCGGCGAGGACGAGCACAGGCTCTCGGATGTCAAGGTGTCTAAGGAGGATGCTGCACGTCTGAAGATCCGTACTGCCTCAGTGAACGATCCTATCTTGGATGCTGTCAACGAAGCTCAACCTTTTGAGCAAGCTGCTGATACTTTCCATGACAACATGAACAGACAGTCCTATTTCTCTACCGACGGTGGTAATGTGCTGCGTGATGTTTTTGGACAGCCTATCACCACTCCTGATATCTCCAACCCTACCAGAGCTAGAGACGAGAGACCACTTGATACCATTAGAAGCTTCGAATATGCTGTCTCTGGTGACCCATCTTGGGCCCAACAGCTAGAGACCGCTACTTACGGTTTCAGGCCAAGACCAGACTTCCCATTGCTAAACCCATACGCTAATAACGCTTCCGCTTCCCAGGCCTACAACGAACAAGCTGTCTACCAACCTCCAGTCCATGAAGTTggtgaaaagaagaagaagaagagaggTTTGTTCGGtagaaagaagaagtctAAGGATTAA
- the LIP1 gene encoding sphingosine N-acyltransferase subunit LIP1 (CAGL0M13673g~Ortholog(s) have sphingosine N-acyltransferase activity, role in ceramide biosynthetic process and acyl-CoA ceramide synthase complex, endoplasmic reticulum membrane, nuclear envelope localization), whose translation MSTPYTPAPQIFNLFKVLAVSLALIAAVEYFKYGTRINYEWFHCTPVMERVGGPDSSVLKIWARGGPSCDKRGEYKTILKRISRDYEPNDEHLSFCIKENMSVDPVHYPIHEDKGEPGYIAYVGYDSDKRTVDELCEGTTVFHF comes from the coding sequence ATGTCCACTCCTTATACACCAGCTCCACAGATCTTCAACCTATTCAAAGTTCTAGCTGTTTCTTTGGCTCTGATAGCTGCTGTTGAGTACTTTAAATATGGTACAAGAATTAATTACGAATGGTTTCATTGTACACCTGTAATGGAGAGAGTGGGTGGTCCCGACAGCTCTGTTTTAAAGATTTGGGCTAGAGGTGGTCCAAGTTGTGACAAGAGAGGGGAATACAAGACTATCTTGAAGAGAATTTCAAGAGATTACGAACCTAACGATGAGCATCTATCATTCTGCATAAAGGAAAATATGTCCGTGGATCCGGTTCATTACCCAATACACGAAGACAAAGGTGAGCCAGGCTACATCGCCTATGTTGGCTACGACTCAGACAAGAGAACCGTGGATGAATTGTGTGAAGGTACCACCGTGTTCCACTTCTAA
- the GOT1 gene encoding Got1p (CAGL0M13563g~Ortholog(s) have role in ER to Golgi vesicle-mediated transport, retrograde transport, endosome to Golgi and COPII-coated ER to Golgi transport vesicle, Golgi cis cisterna, Golgi membrane, endoplasmic reticulum localization): protein MWLSESQKFGVAFTFGGVLFFIFGIFTFFDRALLALGNILFLIGVVLIIGSQKTLIFFSRPTKRRGSILFLLGIFLILIKWTFIGFLVESLGIVGLFGDFFGIIVQFLRSLPIIGPILSHPAVAPIVDKIAGVRVLPV, encoded by the exons ATGTGGTTATCGGAATCGCAAA AGTTTGGTGTAGCATTCACCTTTGGTGGGGTTTTATTCTTCATATTTGGTatatttactttttttgACAGGGCTTTGTTGGCATTGGGTaacatattatttttaattggTGTTGTATTGATCATTGGTTCTCAAAAGACTTTGATCTTTTTCTCTAGACCAACAAAGAGACGGGGTTCCATCCTATTTTTACTaggaatatttttgattttgataaaatggACCTTCATTGGCTTTTTGGTAGAATCCCTTGGTATAGTTGGACTTTTCGGTGACTTTTTTGGTATAATAGTGCAATTCTTAAGATCACTACCGATAATAGGTCCAATACTCTCTCACCCAGCAGTTGCTCCAATTGTTGACAAAATTGCTGGTGTCAGAGTCTTGCCAGTgtaa
- the ADE4 gene encoding amidophosphoribosyltransferase (CAGL0M13717g~Ortholog(s) have amidophosphoribosyltransferase activity, role in 'de novo' IMP biosynthetic process, adenine metabolic process and cytoplasm localization) — protein MCGILGIALADQNASVAPELCDGCIFLQHRGQDAAGIATCGSRGRIYQCKGNGMARDVFTQQRVSGLVGSMGIAHLRYPTAGSSANSEAQPFYVNSPYGINLAHNGNLVNTVSLKRYMDEDVHRHINTDSDSELLLNIFASELEKHNKYRVNNEDVFHALEGVYRLCRGGYACVGLLAGFALFGFRDPNGIRPLLFGERVNENGDKDYMLASESVVLNAHGFTKFVDVKPGQAVIIPKDPKEGGLPEFRQVVPMNSYRPDLFEYVYFARPDSILDGISVYHTRLEMGVKLAENIKKQVGVEDIDVVIPVPDTARTTALQCANALNRPYRDGFIKNRYVGRTFIMPNQKERVSSVRRKLNPMDSEFRDKNVLIVDDSIVRGTTSREIVNMAKESGAKKVYFASAAPAIRYNHIYGIDLTDTKNLIAFNKSEEEVAEAIGCDKVIYQSLEDLIECCRTEQIQNFEVGVFTGNYVTGVEDGYLIELERVRAENAECKADVKPESDVGLYNCADYSS, from the coding sequence ATGTGTGGTATTCTTGGTATAGCATTAGCTGATCAGAACGCCTCTGTGGCACCAGAACTATGCGATGGttgcatttttttgcaGCATAGAGGCCAAGACGCAGCTGGTATCGCCACCTGTGGTTCCCGTGGTAGAATCTACCAGTGCAAAGGGAATGGTATGGCCAGAGATGTTTTCACTCAGCAACGTGTTTCGGGCTTGGTTGGGTCTATGGGTATTGCACACCTAAGGTATCCAACTGCTGGCTCTTCTGCAAACTCCGAAGCCCAACCTTTTTATGTGAATAGTCCATATGGTATTAACCTTGCCCACAATGGTAACTTGGTCAACACTGTTTCTTTGAAGAGATATATGGATGAAGATGTACACAGACATATCAACACCGACAGTGACTCAGAACTACTATTGAACATATTTGCCTCTGAACTTGAGAAGCATAACAAGTACAGAGTCAACAATGAAGATGTGTTTCATGCTCTAGAAGGTGTATACAGACTATGTCGTGGTGGTTATGCTTGTGTGGGACTGTTAGCTGGTTTTGCTTTGTTTGGTTTCAGAGACCCTAATGGTATTAGACCACTATTGTTTGGTGAGCGTGTCAACGAGAATGGGGATAAGGATTACATGCTTGCATCTGAGAGTGTTGTATTAAACGCCCATGGATTCACCAAGTTTGTGGATGTGAAACCTGGTCAGGCAGTCATCATTCCAAAGGATCCAAAGGAAGGTGGCCTTCCAGAGTTTAGGCAGGTTGTCCCTATGAACTCATACAGACCGGACTTATTTGAATATGTTTACTTCGCAAGACCGGATAGCATTCTTGATGGTATTTCTGTGTATCATACAAGACTAGAAATGGGTGTTAAACTAGCTGAAAACATTAAGAAGCAGGTTGGTGTTGAGGATATCGATGTCGTCATTCCAGTCCCAGATACCGCTAGAACAACTGCTCTGCAATGTGCGAATGCACTTAATAGACCGTACAGAGATGGATTTATAAAGAATAGATACGTTGGCAGAACATTCATTATGCcaaatcaaaaagaaagagtcTCATCAGTTAGAAGGAAATTGAATCCAATGGACTCTGAATTCAGAGACAAGAATGTTTTAATTGTTGATGATTCCATTGTCAGAGGAACAACATCTAGAGAAATAGTTAACATGGCCAAAGAGTCTGGTGCCAAGAAGGTGTATTTTGCCTCAGCTGCTCCTGCCATCAGATACAACCACATTTATGGAATTGATTTGACTGACACAAAGAATCTAATTGCATTTAATAAATCAGAGGAAGAAGTCGCTGAAGCAATTGGTTGTGATAAAGTCATTTATCAATCATTGGAGGATTTAATTGAATGCTGCAGAACGGAACAAATCCAAAACTTTGAGGTTGGTGTGTTCACAGGTAACTATGTTACTGGTGTAGAAGATGGTTATTTGATTGAGTTGGAACGTGTTAGAGCGGAAAATGCAGAATGTAAGGCCGATGTAAAGCCTGAAAGTGATGTTGGACTCTACAACTGTGCTGACTACTCATCATAA
- the HER2 gene encoding glutamyl-tRNA(Gln) amidotransferase subunit HER2 (CAGL0M13585g~Ortholog(s) have glutaminyl-tRNA synthase (glutamine-hydrolyzing) activity and role in endoplasmic reticulum organization, glutaminyl-tRNAGln biosynthesis via transamidation) has protein sequence MSISRLRALPELQKQYNIFTHIDVEGVKNSYKSLKDGILSGLLCGIKDNIVTKDMPTTCGSEILRGYQSPYDATVVKLLKQEGSIVLGKTNLDEFGMGSRGIHSCFGPTFNPLYPAADKVIMGGSSSGSAAAVVSEAVDFSLGTDTGGSVRLPATYGSIYGFKPSYGRISRYGVIAYAQSLDTVGILTKNISTLRKVYHVLDKYDDKDPTSLENSYRDQILGIHERNTIKERKKYRIGIAKEFSQDSIPETIMEALLAFVKKLLDLGHDVVPISIPSIKNALPIYYTLSPAEAVSNLSRFDGIRYGYRDQESDMSDNVMFAPTRKQFGREVKNRILLGNYNLCSESFKNNYIRAQKLRVQLIDEMDSVFRYPNVLLNNKETTKSETNVDFLISLTTPSLPKKLEDFSVSDLDTPTKEYINDVFTMPMSLAGLPTLSIPIIPGQPIGVQLVGQYGFDEMVLDFAEMIQ, from the coding sequence ATGTCAATATCTCGTCTTCGTGCTCTCCCGGAGCTCCAGAAGCagtataatatattcaccCATATAGATGTTGAAGGGGTCAAGAACAGTTACAAAAGTCTGAAGGATGGCATTCTTAGCGGGCTACTATGTGGTATAAAGGACAACATTGTTACTAAAGATATGCCTACTACATGTGGCTCGGAGATACTACGTGGATATCAATCACCATACGATGCAACAGTTGTAAAGCTATTAAAGCAGGAAGGTTCAATTGTTTTAGGGAAGACAAACTTAGATGAATTTGGTATGGGTTCTCGAGGAATTCACTCCTGTTTTGGACCCACCTTCAATCCATTATATCCAGCTGCTGATAAGGTTATAATGGGAGGATCATCATCAGGTTCTGCAGCAGCTGTTGTTTCTGAAGCAGTTGATTTCAGTCTAGGGACTGATACCGGGGGTTCGGTAAGGCTCCCGGCTACTTATGGTTCGATATATGGATTCAAACCATCATATGGAAGAATTTCAAGGTATGGTGTTATTGCTTATGCACAGTCTCTGGATACTGTTGGTATTTTGACTAAAAATATAAGCACGCTAAGAAAGGTTTATCATGTACTTGATAAGTACGATGATAAGGACCCGACATCACTAGAAAACTCATACCGAGATCAGATACTTGGAATTCATGAGAGAAATACTATtaaagagagaaagaaatatcGCATTGGCATAGCAAAAGAGTTCAGCCAAGATAGCATACCGGAGACAATTATGGAGGCCCTATTAGCATTCGTTAAGAAACTCTTAGATTTAGGGCATGATGTCGTTCCAATTTCTATTCCATCGATCAAGAATGCCTTGCCTATTTACTATACTCTTTCACCTGCAGAAGCTGTATCAAACCTGTCACGTTTTGACGGTATTCGTTACGGTTACAGAGATCAAGAATCAGATATGAGTGATAACGTGATGTTTGCGCCAACAAGGAAGCAATTCGGTAGAGAAgttaaaaatagaatattacTAGGAAATTACAACTTATGTTCAGAAtcatttaaaaataattacaTTAGAGCACAGAAATTACGGGTACAGcttattgatgaaatggaTTCTGTATTCAGATATCCAAATGTGTTACTGAATAACAAAGAAACTACGAAGTCTGAAACAAATGTTGACTTTTTAATTAGCTTGACTACTCCAAGTTTACCTAAAAAGTTAGAAGATTTTAGCGTAAGCGATTTAGATACACCGACAAAGgaatatattaatgatGTATTCACGATGCCAATGTCTCTAGCGGGTCTACCAACACTTTCTATTCCAATAATTCCAGGTCAACCAATTGGTGTGCAATTAGTTGGTCAATATGGCTTTGATGAAATGGTGTTGGACTTTGCTGAAATGATCcaatga
- the PRC1 gene encoding carboxypeptidase C PRC1 (CAGL0M13651g~Ortholog(s) have serine-type carboxypeptidase activity, role in phytochelatin biosynthetic process and endoplasmic reticulum, extracellular region, fungal-type vacuole localization) — protein sequence MKLAYLAGVAAVLSQVDAFSLSGAQDYFYNKSPVQNTLKNIFPAHLDDISFGTRRRSGIKKKKNWDAVVKMEGLEGHQLRVNKIVNPKKLGVDPHVKQLTGYLDNELEDKHFFFWFFESRNDPKNDPVILWLNGGPGCSSLTGLFFELGPSSIDGQKLKPVKNPFSWNSNASVIFLDQPVNVGFSYAGSNSNGGVSNTVAAGKDVYAFLQLFFKQFPQYADGQDFHIAGESYAGHYIPVFASEILAHPQKERHFNLTSVLIGNGLTDPLTQYRYYKPMACGEGSGADPVLSPEECSAMEDSLDRCLSLIDACYQSESVWACVPASIYCNNAQLAPYQRTGRNVYDVRKDCEGGSLCYPELQNIDDYLNMDYVREAVGAEVDHYESCNFDINRNFLFNGDWMKPYHKQVIEILEKGLPVLIYAGDKDFICNWMGNRAWTDELQWKYSSGFAQEPVRNWTASITGEVAGEVKSYENLTFLRLFDGGHMVPYDQPESSLSMLNEWIHKFHL from the coding sequence atgaaattagCTTACTTAGCCGGTGTTGCGGCTGTCTTGTCCCAAGTGGATGCTTTCTCCCTATCGGGAGCTCAGGACTATTTTTACAACAAGTCCCCAGTTCAGAACACTTTGAAGAACATCTTCCCAGCTCATCTGGATGATATCAGCTTCGGtaccagaagaagaagtggtatcaagaagaagaagaactggGATGCTGTCGTGAAGATGGAAGGCCTTGAAGGCCATCAGTTGAGAGttaataaaattgttaACCCTAAGAAGCTGGGTGTCGACCCTCACGTCAAGCAATTAACTGGTTATTTGGACAACGAACTAGAGGACAAgcacttcttcttctggttcTTTGAGTCCCGTAACGACCCTAAAAATGACCCTGTCATCCTATGGTTGAACGGTGGCCCAGGTTGCTCTTCTCTAACTGGTCTATTCTTTGAATTGGGCCCTTCCTCTATCGACGGACAAAAATTGAAGCCCGTCAAGAACCCATTCTCCTGGAACTCTAACGCCTCGGTCATCTTCCTGGACCAGCCTGTCAACGTCGGTTTCTCATACGCTGGTAGCAACTCCAACGGGGGTGTCTCTAACACTGTCGCCGCCGGTAAGGATGTCTACGCCTTCTTGcaattgttcttcaaaCAATTCCCACAATACGCTGATGGTCAAGATTTCCACATCGCAGGTGAATCTTATGCTGGTCATTATATCCCTGTGTTTGCCTCTGAAATCTTGGCTCACCCACAAAAGGAAAGACACTTCAACTTGACTTCCGTGCTAATCGGTAATGGTTTGACTGACCCATTGACCCAATACAGATACTACAAGCCAATGGCCTGCGGTGAAGGAAGTGGTGCTGACCCAGTCTTGTCTCCAGAAGAGTGTTCTGCTATGGAGGACTCCCTAGATCGCTGCTTGTCGCTAATTGATGCTTGCTACCAATCTGAATCCGTTTGGGCCTGTGTGCCAGCCTCTATATACTGTAACAACGCCCAATTGGCTCCATACCAGAGAACCGGCAGAAATGTCTACGACGTCAGAAAAGACTGTGAAGGCGGTTCTTTGTGTTACCCAGAGCTACAAAACATCGATGACTACTTGAACATGGACTACGTGAGAGAAGCAGTGGGCGCTGAAGTTGACCACTACGAATCTTGTAACTTCGACATCAACCGTAACTTCTTGTTCAACGGTGACTGGATGAAGCCATACCACAAGCAAGTTATTGAAATCCTAGAAAAGGGTCTACCAGTCTTGATTTATGCTGGTGACAAGGACTTCATCTGTAACTGGATGGGTAACAGAGCTTGGACCGATGAATTGCAATGGAAGTACTCCTCCGGCTTTGCCCAAGAACCAGTCCGTAACTGGACTGCTTCCATCACTGGTGAAGTGGCCGGTGAAGTCAAGAGTTATGAAAACTTGACCTTCTTGAGACTATTCGATGGTGGACACATGGTCCCATATGACCAACCTGAAAGCTCATTGAGTATGTTGAACGAGTGGATCCACAAATTCCACTTGTAA
- the DYN3 gene encoding dynein light intermediate chain (CAGL0M13695g~Ortholog(s) have motor activity, role in nuclear migration along microtubule and cytoplasmic dynein complex, cytoplasmic microtubule localization) has protein sequence MLRRALEEKYALKIGEIRTTTAVICSISTDTILDFEKQCLKPHCTFSKPIINLGYTYYDIPSEYKEELNESIAVNHRIDAYALITTFDETPIESIEPLISNDKSEIKWTFLLDWTELHQGTWLRFLSKQFESLESKGYDLKNENISVWCMNSDYMFELQKNDILWESFHFEYLQQSLRSVLFYRNGSLIYVDKKRNQLPLFEIFVKLCLHNRNDKYKSLNQFTEMSETSQVFIPFNSDSEDLIKTIDEEFQPEEVLKPDFMPTFEKVIPYSKPKDEPHLPPIGELPHFDMNKELEEAAIILKQASKKEAYAKQNI, from the coding sequence ATGTTGAGAAGAGCattggaagaaaaatatgcTCTTAAAATAGGTGAAATAAGGACGACAACTGCTGTTATATGCTCCATTAGTACAGATACGattcttgattttgagAAGCAATGTCTCAAACCTCATTGTACTTTTAGTAAaccaataataaatttagGCTATACATATTATGACATACCATCAgaatataaagaagaattgaatGAATCCATAGCAGTAAACCATAGGATTGATGCATATGCACTAATAACCACGTTTGATGAAACACCCATTGAGTCTATTGAACCACTAATATCAAATGATAAATCAGAAATAAAGTGGACATTTCTGCTTGACTGGACTGAATTACACCAGGGAACTTGGTTACGATTTTTGTCAAAGCAATTTGAGAGTCTTGAATCGAAAGGTTACgatttgaaaaatgaaaatatctCTGTATGGTGTATGAACTCTGACTATATGTTCgaactacaaaaaaatgatatacTATGGGAATCGtttcattttgaatatttacAACAAAGTTTACGGTCAGTCTTGTTTTATAGGAATGGTTCTTTGATATATGtggataaaaaaagaaatcaactGCCGCTCTTCGAAATATTTGTTAAATTATGTTTACACAACAgaaatgataaatataaatcTCTAAATCAGTTTACAGAAATGTCCGAAACCTCACAAGTTTTTATTCCTTTTAACTCCGATTCAGAGGATTTGATCAAGacaattgatgaagaatttcaGCCAGAGGAAGTATTAAAACCGGATTTTATGCCTACCTTTGAGAAGGTGATACCCTATTCAAAACCAAAAGATGAACCCCACTTACCACCAATCGGTGAGTTACCTCATTTTGATATGAATAAAGAACTAGAAGAGGCGGCCATCATATTAAAGCAAGCAAGCAAAAAAGAGGCATATGCTAAGCAGaatatatga
- the JNM1 gene encoding Jnm1p (CAGL0M13607g~Ortholog(s) have structural constituent of cytoskeleton activity, role in establishment of mitotic spindle orientation, nuclear migration and astral microtubule, cell cortex, dynactin complex, spindle pole body localization), with protein MVVIDISTEDDIKRLRWEPREEPTVFESSINQKYLSEDINELEEIPLSTIEHNESVSADVHHFHVPPILEARKLLSTQLEREHDYKDAKKDELEEIRDRLDGLKFKKEYTKGGYDNELGKVLQVLKVLDVERIDNRDKFLKHIVDTKSDIEKEDMSINISLNSVKMNNFIELENRLDRLEKIVGNRGIDSSVSSLAHEINSIYKKILLIDDQNCMSDFSEKFSKLKKEYEDSLIGKQSKQDQEVHEELKAKFVGDDTRLTYLMKMYRLLDEYTEHFPTLVKRLESYNDIDNKVRHSYNICLELKTRVSKLTEQQNNWMVMLDKLEQKMEEQDNLIMDKLNEIERRL; from the coding sequence ATGGTGGTGATTGATATAAGCACGGAGGATGATATAAAAAGACTGCGATGGGAACCCCGCGAAGAGCCCACAGTGTTTGAGTCATCGATCAACCAGAAGTACTTAAGTGAAGATATCAATGAGTTAGAAGAAATTCCACTATCAACAATTGAGCATAATGAATCTGTCAGTGCGGATGTGCATCACTTCCATGTACCGCCGATATTGGAAGCCAGAAAGTTACTTTCGACACAGCTTGAGAGAGAGCACGATTATAAAGACGCCAAGAAAGACGAATTAGAAGAGATAAGAGACAGGTTAGATGGTTTAAAATTTAAGAAGGAATATACTAAAGGAGGATATGACAATGAACTAGGTAAAGTTCTCCAGGTTCTGAAAGTACTGGATGTGGAGAGGATAGACAACAGAGACAAGTTTTTAAAGCATATCGTTGATACTAAATCTGATATAGAGAAGGAAGATATGAGTATTAATATTTCATTGAATTCTGTCAAAATGAACAACTTCATCGAATTGGAGAACAGACTTGATAGACTGGAAAAAATAGTTGGGAATCGAGGAATCGATTCTTCTGTATCCTCTTTGGCTCATGAAATCAACAGCATATACAAGAAGATTCTGTTAATAGATGATCAGAATTGTATGAGTGACTTCTCTGAGAAGTTTAGCAAGTTAAAAAAGGAATATGAAGACAGTTTAATTGGGAAGCAATCTAAACAGGATCAAGAAGTACACGAAGAATTAAAAGCGAAATTTGTAGGTGATGATACTAGATTAACctatttgatgaagatgtaCAGATTACTAGATGAATATACGGAGCATTTCCCAACCTTAGTGAAAAGATTGGAGAGTTATAACGACATTGACAATAAAGTACGGCACAGCTATAACATATGTTTAGAATTAAAGACCAGGGTGTCAAAGTTAACCGAGCAACAAAACAATTGGATGGTAATGCTGGACAAGTTGGAGCAGAAAATGGAAGAGCAAGACAATCTTATTATGGATAAGTTGAATGAGATTGAGCGAAGATTATAA